The nucleotide sequence GCGGGATCGCGATCGAGCGTGGCCTGCAGCCGCGCCGTGTCGAGACGAAAGCTCCCATCGCGCTCGATGGCCAGCCCCAGGTCCGACAAGGTGCGCGGGGCATCGGCGGCTGCGTTGGGCATTACGACCGTGCCGCCCAGCTCCGAGAAGGTGCGCTTCAACGCGCGCGCGCCGGGATCGCGCGACAAGTCGCCGCTCACCGGATCGGTCGCGCTGCGCAGATCGCCCGTCACCTCGTTCAGCGCGCTCACAAGATCCTGCATCGCGCTCGAGATGTTCTTGACCGGATTGGAGAAGCTGATCGTCGTCGGCACACCGACGTTGGTGCCGGTCAGCTTCAGTGACAGGCCGGGGGCGACTGTGCCGGTCGTGTTGCTGGCGCTCGACATGGCCAAGCCATCGAGCTTGAACTGTGCATCGGCCGAAGTCGAAAGAAGGCGGGCCGGATCGCCGCCGGCTGTAGGGTTCCAGGCCAGAGCTGCGAGGCCAGGCTCGCCGGCTGCCTCGGTTGCTTCAACCACGAAGCCGTTCTGCGCACCCTCGGGGCCTTTGAGGACCAGTTGTGCGCCTTGCGGGGTTTGCGCGACATAGGCGCTGACACCGGCCTTCTGGGCGTTGATCGCGCTGGCGATGTCGGTGAGGTTCGATCCGCTGGCGATGTTGACCGTGACGGCGGCGTGCGCGGCGTCTTCGGTAAAGGACGATCCGCTCGTCGAACCGAAGCGGAACGTCAGCGACCCGGCGCCGACGGCGGTCGTCGCGTCGGCGAAGGCCGGCGTCGTCAGCGTCTGTGTCTTCGCGAGCGCCAGGACTTCGAGACTGTAGCTTCCCGAGCCGCTCGTGCCGAGAGGGCTGGAAACCGTAGCCACCGAGGCGCTCGCGATCTGCGGGGTGACCGCGAGGTCGCCCGAGCGCACGCGGTCGCCCAGAGCGCTGGCGAGCAGCGACAGGGAGCTCTTCAGCGACGAGGCCGCGGAAATCTGCCGCTCGAGCGTTTCGCTCTTGGCGGTCAGGCGCTCGGTACGCTGCTGGAACTGGGCGGTGGCGAGGTTCGTCGCCAGCGCGGTCATATCGATCCCGCTTCCGGCCCCGAGGGCGGACACGATGGATGAGGTATCGGTCATGAGTGAGAGAACGGCCCCTGCGACCGTCGCTTAAGAGGCGAGCCGGCCGTCGGCATCGAAGCGCAGCTCGACCGGG is from Croceibacterium aestuarii and encodes:
- the fliD gene encoding flagellar filament capping protein FliD, translated to MTDTSSIVSALGAGSGIDMTALATNLATAQFQQRTERLTAKSETLERQISAASSLKSSLSLLASALGDRVRSGDLAVTPQIASASVATVSSPLGTSGSGSYSLEVLALAKTQTLTTPAFADATTAVGAGSLTFRFGSTSGSSFTEDAAHAAVTVNIASGSNLTDIASAINAQKAGVSAYVAQTPQGAQLVLKGPEGAQNGFVVEATEAAGEPGLAALAWNPTAGGDPARLLSTSADAQFKLDGLAMSSASNTTGTVAPGLSLKLTGTNVGVPTTISFSNPVKNISSAMQDLVSALNEVTGDLRSATDPVSGDLSRDPGARALKRTFSELGGTVVMPNAAADAPRTLSDLGLAIERDGSFRLDTARLQATLDRDPAGAAAMFTAGLYGVYATFDKISRAASSTGDPGSIAGSIARYQKQSAQVSEDTSKLADQQERLRANLVSRFAKADTRISASQSTLSFLKSQIDAWNSQKN